One genomic window of Azospirillum thermophilum includes the following:
- a CDS encoding ABC-F family ATP-binding cassette domain-containing protein: MIRFESISKHNSHRILFLDASASLNRGEKVGLVGPNGAGKTTLFRMITGEELPDAGQVSIEKQVTIGYFNQDVGEMSGRSAVAEVMDGAGPVSSVAAELASLEAAMCDPDHPDMDAIIERYGEVQARFDELGGYELEGRAREVLAGLSFSQEMMDGDVGALSGGWKMRVALARILLMRPDAMLLDEPSNHLDIESLIWLEQFLKEYEGALLMTSHDREFMNRIVTKIIEIDGGSLNSYSGDYAFYEQQRALNEKQQQAQYERQQAMLAKELKFIERFKARASHASQVQSRVKKLDKIERVEPPRRRQTVTFDFPPAPRSGEDVAVLKNVHKGYGARTIYQGFDLTIRRRERWCVMGVNGAGKSTLLKLVAGVTEPDAGSVTVGASVKMGYFSQHAMDLLDGEDTVFESLERAFPLAGQGSLRALAGCFGFSGDDVEKRCRVLSGGEKARLVMAKMLFDPPNFLVLDEPTNHLDLDTKQMLIRALGSYEGTMLFVSHDRYFLAALSNRVLELTPEGIHQYGGGYTEYVARTGHEAPGLHS; this comes from the coding sequence ATGATCCGCTTCGAGAGCATCAGCAAGCACAACAGCCACCGGATCCTGTTCCTCGACGCCTCCGCGTCGCTGAACCGGGGTGAGAAGGTCGGGCTCGTCGGACCGAACGGCGCCGGCAAGACGACGCTGTTCCGGATGATCACCGGTGAGGAACTGCCGGACGCCGGGCAGGTGTCGATCGAGAAGCAGGTCACCATCGGCTACTTCAACCAGGACGTCGGCGAGATGTCCGGCCGCAGCGCGGTCGCGGAGGTGATGGACGGGGCAGGGCCGGTCAGCAGCGTGGCGGCGGAGCTGGCCAGCCTCGAAGCGGCGATGTGCGATCCCGACCATCCCGATATGGACGCGATCATCGAGCGCTACGGCGAAGTCCAGGCGCGCTTCGACGAGCTGGGCGGCTACGAGCTGGAGGGACGGGCGCGCGAGGTGCTGGCCGGCCTGAGCTTCAGCCAGGAGATGATGGACGGCGACGTCGGCGCCCTGTCGGGCGGCTGGAAGATGCGCGTGGCGCTCGCCCGCATCCTGCTCATGCGGCCCGACGCCATGCTGCTCGACGAGCCGAGCAACCATCTGGACATCGAAAGCCTGATCTGGCTGGAGCAGTTCCTGAAGGAGTACGAGGGCGCGCTGCTGATGACCTCGCACGACCGCGAGTTCATGAACCGCATCGTGACGAAGATCATCGAGATCGACGGCGGCTCGCTGAACAGCTATTCCGGCGACTATGCCTTCTACGAGCAGCAGCGGGCGCTGAACGAGAAGCAGCAGCAGGCGCAGTACGAACGCCAGCAGGCCATGCTGGCGAAGGAGCTGAAGTTCATCGAGCGCTTCAAGGCCCGCGCCTCGCACGCCAGCCAGGTGCAGAGCCGGGTGAAGAAGCTGGACAAGATCGAGCGCGTCGAGCCGCCGAGGCGCCGCCAGACCGTGACCTTCGACTTTCCGCCGGCCCCGCGCTCGGGCGAGGATGTCGCGGTGCTGAAGAACGTGCACAAGGGATACGGCGCCCGGACCATCTACCAGGGGTTCGACCTGACCATCCGCCGCAGGGAGCGCTGGTGCGTCATGGGGGTCAACGGCGCCGGCAAGTCGACGCTGCTGAAGCTGGTGGCGGGCGTGACCGAGCCGGATGCCGGCAGCGTGACCGTCGGCGCCAGCGTGAAGATGGGCTATTTCTCCCAGCACGCGATGGACCTGCTCGACGGCGAGGATACGGTGTTCGAATCCCTCGAACGGGCCTTTCCGCTGGCGGGGCAGGGCTCGCTGCGGGCGCTGGCCGGCTGCTTCGGCTTTTCCGGCGACGACGTGGAGAAGCGCTGCCGCGTCCTGTCCGGCGGGGAGAAGGCCCGGCTGGTGATGGCGAAGATGCTGTTCGACCCGCCGAACTTCCTGGTGCTCGACGAGCCGACCAACCACCTCGACCTCGACACCAAGCAGATGCTGATCCGGGCGCTGGGGAGCTATGAAGGCACCATGCTGTTCGTGTCGCACGACCGTTATTTCCTGGCGGCGCTGTCGAACCGCGTCCTGGAGCTGACGCCGGAAGGCATCCATCAGTATGGCGGCGGCTACACCGAATATGTGGCGCGCACCGGCCACGAGGCGCCCGGCCTGCACAGCTGA
- a CDS encoding LuxR C-terminal-related transcriptional regulator: MHIVFAEQHAMVRDVLRPFLIQVGAEARVTEAGCAGEVWRAFRNSPAIDLAILDHEMPGLELGDCITTLSTLHPGARSVVLAPKADPAMVSRAMSAGVSGFIPKRMSARAFVSALHLVMAGERYVPAALLPAGGPGPLPQAPCPSVRPQGTGLTAREREIIDLLRQGLPNKLIARRLNVSEVTVKSHLCHVFRKLGVRNRIQAAQFDRT, translated from the coding sequence ATGCACATTGTATTTGCCGAACAGCACGCGATGGTGCGCGACGTGCTCCGCCCGTTCCTGATCCAGGTGGGCGCGGAGGCGCGGGTGACGGAAGCCGGTTGCGCGGGGGAGGTGTGGCGTGCCTTCCGCAATTCCCCGGCCATCGATCTCGCCATCCTCGACCATGAGATGCCGGGGCTGGAACTGGGCGACTGCATCACCACCCTGTCCACCCTTCACCCCGGCGCCCGCTCGGTGGTTCTGGCACCGAAGGCCGACCCGGCGATGGTGTCGCGGGCGATGTCCGCCGGCGTCTCCGGCTTCATTCCCAAGCGCATGAGCGCGCGGGCCTTCGTCTCCGCCCTTCATCTGGTCATGGCGGGGGAACGCTACGTCCCGGCCGCTCTGCTGCCGGCCGGCGGGCCGGGTCCCCTGCCGCAGGCGCCCTGCCCGTCCGTCCGTCCGCAAGGGACCGGTCTCACCGCCCGCGAGCGCGAGATCATCGACCTTCTTCGCCAGGGCCTGCCGAACAAGCTGATCGCCCGCCGCCTGAACGTCAGCGAGGTGACGGTGAAGTCGCACCTCTGTCACGTCTTCCGCAAGTTGGGGGTCCGAAACCGCATCCAGGCGGCACAGTTCGACAGGACTTAG
- a CDS encoding Lrp/AsnC family transcriptional regulator has product MPKPKLDRLDRRILTLLQEDGRQSNSELAGRVGLSPSPCLRRVKLLEEGGVISRYVALVDPVAVDLPVNVFVSVTLERQVEERLDSFEAAVMERPEVMECYLMTGEADYLLRVVVPDLASYERFLKDHLTRIPGVASIKSGFALKQVRYRTALPLDHLADG; this is encoded by the coding sequence ATGCCAAAGCCCAAGCTCGACCGTCTCGACCGCCGCATCCTGACGCTGCTGCAGGAGGATGGCCGGCAGTCCAACAGCGAGCTGGCCGGGCGGGTCGGGCTGTCGCCGTCGCCCTGCCTCAGGCGGGTGAAGCTGCTGGAGGAGGGCGGGGTGATCAGCCGCTATGTGGCGCTGGTCGATCCGGTCGCCGTGGACCTGCCCGTCAACGTCTTCGTCAGCGTCACGCTGGAACGCCAGGTCGAGGAACGGCTCGATTCCTTCGAGGCCGCGGTGATGGAGCGGCCGGAGGTCATGGAATGCTACCTGATGACCGGCGAAGCCGACTATCTGCTGCGCGTCGTGGTGCCCGACCTCGCCTCCTACGAGCGGTTCCTGAAGGACCACCTGACGCGGATCCCCGGCGTCGCCAGCATCAAGTCGGGCTTCGCCCTGAAACAGGTCCGCTACCGGACCGCCCTGCCGCTCGACCATCTGGCGGACGGCTGA
- a CDS encoding methyl-accepting chemotaxis protein: MGFLMMRLHNLSVTTTLLLLFGSVVAFLVLVVSLTTVSSLRTLSDNRNVQTVAEASRTVFTAMQAIRSERGATRRLLLQPPGSDVPTAAKLPGWRQTSSVAVEAVVKVCDAVECASGLGAAEARAAIARLEELRREVDAALKVNLDQRRKGLVDEWMGGATGAVDLLARSSQTLLEPMRGLDPLFSELIALKDAAVAAREAATPLRVQFDSVIVRKEVSPEDRARMALASGQFETAWRMVRDAALRPTTPDSIRTAIAAAERNYVGDYLKVRESVLAAVGARQELPMRLDDVNELADRSMSNLDAVANSALDAIAAHAAQRQGEEITALSINAALLVLALALGIAGMLIVRRRVAAPIQEISEAMLKVAGGDLSCEVPHRDRGDEIGQLAGALVVFKDHAQERERLETVQAEERRAGVVETLVQGFDTTVSGILHTVSASAGTLESTAQAMSNTAVHTNQQAAATAAAAEQASSNVQTVATATEELTASIAEISTQVARSTGIANQAVVEAQQTTEHVNGLVEQANRIGEIVQLITSIASQTNLLALNATIEAARAGEMGKGFAVVASEVKNLATQTAKATEDIAAQIASMQTATSNAAASITGIGHTIAMMNEIATTIAAAIEEQGAATSEIARNVHQAAVGTQAVTNNIADVSHAATETGAAAGQVLDAAGELSREADRLRGEVEQFLTAIRAA, from the coding sequence ATGGGATTTCTGATGATGCGTCTTCACAATCTGAGTGTAACCACCACACTGCTGTTGTTATTCGGCAGTGTCGTTGCATTTCTCGTTCTGGTCGTCAGCCTGACTACCGTCTCGTCGTTGCGCACGCTGTCGGACAACCGCAACGTCCAAACCGTGGCCGAGGCTTCGCGGACCGTCTTCACGGCGATGCAGGCAATCCGCTCCGAGCGTGGTGCGACGCGGCGGCTGCTGTTGCAGCCTCCGGGTTCCGATGTGCCGACGGCGGCGAAACTGCCGGGCTGGCGGCAGACCTCGTCTGTCGCCGTTGAGGCTGTCGTGAAGGTCTGCGATGCGGTGGAGTGCGCCTCCGGCCTTGGCGCCGCCGAGGCGCGGGCCGCCATTGCCCGGCTTGAGGAACTGCGCCGCGAAGTGGATGCCGCGTTGAAGGTGAACCTCGACCAACGTCGCAAGGGTCTGGTGGATGAGTGGATGGGCGGCGCGACGGGGGCCGTCGACCTGCTCGCCCGATCGTCGCAGACCCTGCTGGAGCCGATGCGTGGGCTCGACCCCCTGTTTTCCGAGTTGATCGCCTTGAAGGACGCCGCCGTGGCGGCGCGCGAAGCCGCGACACCGCTGCGTGTGCAGTTCGACAGCGTGATCGTCAGGAAGGAGGTTTCTCCGGAGGACCGTGCCCGGATGGCACTGGCAAGCGGCCAGTTCGAGACGGCCTGGCGCATGGTGCGCGATGCTGCCCTGCGTCCCACGACCCCTGATTCCATCAGGACGGCAATCGCCGCGGCGGAGCGCAACTATGTCGGCGACTATCTGAAGGTCCGGGAGTCGGTCCTGGCGGCGGTCGGTGCCCGCCAGGAACTGCCGATGCGTCTGGACGACGTGAACGAACTGGCCGACCGTTCGATGAGCAATCTCGATGCCGTCGCCAACAGCGCGCTCGATGCCATCGCCGCCCACGCGGCACAGCGTCAGGGCGAGGAGATCACGGCACTGTCGATCAACGCCGCGCTGCTGGTGCTGGCTCTGGCGCTCGGCATCGCCGGCATGCTCATCGTCCGCCGCCGGGTCGCAGCACCCATTCAGGAGATTTCCGAGGCGATGCTGAAGGTCGCCGGCGGCGACCTCTCCTGCGAAGTCCCGCACCGCGACCGCGGCGACGAAATCGGCCAGCTTGCCGGTGCCCTCGTCGTCTTCAAGGACCATGCCCAGGAGCGCGAGCGCCTGGAAACCGTCCAGGCCGAGGAGCGCCGGGCCGGGGTGGTGGAGACCCTCGTGCAGGGCTTCGACACGACCGTGTCGGGCATCCTGCACACTGTGTCGGCCTCCGCCGGTACGCTGGAGTCGACGGCCCAGGCCATGTCGAACACGGCGGTCCATACCAATCAGCAGGCTGCGGCAACCGCGGCCGCGGCCGAACAGGCATCTAGCAATGTACAGACCGTCGCGACCGCAACCGAGGAGTTGACCGCCTCGATCGCCGAGATCAGCACCCAGGTTGCCCGCTCGACCGGGATCGCCAATCAGGCGGTGGTGGAGGCGCAGCAGACGACCGAACACGTCAACGGCCTGGTCGAGCAGGCGAATCGTATCGGCGAGATCGTCCAGCTCATCACCAGCATCGCCAGCCAGACCAACCTGCTGGCGCTGAACGCGACCATCGAGGCCGCGAGAGCCGGCGAGATGGGCAAAGGCTTCGCTGTGGTCGCATCCGAGGTGAAGAACCTCGCCACCCAAACCGCAAAGGCGACGGAGGACATCGCTGCCCAGATCGCCTCGATGCAGACGGCGACCAGCAATGCCGCGGCGTCGATCACCGGCATCGGCCACACCATCGCGATGATGAATGAAATCGCCACCACCATCGCCGCCGCCATCGAGGAGCAGGGTGCCGCGACCAGCGAGATCGCACGCAACGTTCATCAGGCGGCGGTCGGAACCCAGGCAGTGACCAACAACATCGCCGATGTCAGCCACGCCGCCACCGAGACCGGCGCCGCCGCCGGCCAGGTGCTCGACGCGGCCGGAGAGCTGTCGCGCGAGGCCGACCGGCTGCGGGGCGAGGTGGAGCAGTTCCTCACCGCCATTCGAGCGGCGTGA
- a CDS encoding transketolase-like TK C-terminal-containing protein: MASAGQTAPTAPTSQAGLDILRELERKVLWLSSWTIHNANHIRPNLDGLKIGGHQASSASMATILTALYFSVLRPEDRVAVKPHASPVFHAIQYLLGNQTREKLESFRGYKGAQSYPSRTKDIDDVDFSTGSVGLGVAQTLFASLVQDYLKARGWAPGLPEGRMVALVGDAEMDEGNIFEALLEGWKHGLRNTWWIIDYNRQSLDAVIREGLWERLENIFRAFGWEVVILKYGALMRAAFAEPGGDRLKEWIDSCPNQLYSALTYQGGAAWRRRLLDDLGDQGPVTRLIESRTDDELARLMGNLGGHDLPSLLDAFAQARSHDRPVCFIAYTVKGFGLPLAGHKDNHSGLMTREQMDGFRAANHVRPGHEWDRFEGLTLPEEVLERFLRAVPFNARGPRRYGAPAVPVPDRLPVPQQKTLSTQAAFGLILNELGRERGGLAERIVTTSPDVTVSTNLGAWVNRRGLFAREAMADLFKKERIPSTYSWEFSPAGQHLELGIAESNLFIMLSALGLSHSVFGERLLPIGTVYDPFIMRGADQLNYACYQDARFLLVATPSGTALAPEGGAHQSIGTPLVGMAQDGLAYFEPAFTDELAVVMRWAFDYMQRNGEGQPSERNWLRDETGGSVYLRLSSRALEQPTRTMTAELEHDIIDGAYWLRRPGPNAQVVIAYTGAVAPEAIEAVGLLGEDRRDVGLLAVTSADRLQAGWSAAQRARQRGLVHARSHVEALLAGVPNACALVTVVDGHPATLGWLGSVHGHRTRALGVEHFGQTGTIADLYRHYGIDAQGIAAAAEAASPGRPVRHLRTVS, translated from the coding sequence GTGGCCAGCGCAGGACAGACCGCCCCCACCGCCCCGACCAGCCAAGCCGGGCTGGACATCCTGCGCGAGCTGGAACGGAAGGTTCTCTGGCTCTCCTCCTGGACGATCCACAACGCCAACCACATCCGCCCGAATCTCGACGGGCTGAAGATCGGCGGGCATCAGGCCTCCTCCGCCTCCATGGCCACGATCCTGACGGCGCTGTACTTCTCGGTGCTGCGGCCGGAAGACCGCGTCGCGGTCAAGCCGCACGCCAGCCCGGTCTTCCACGCCATCCAGTATCTGCTCGGCAACCAGACGCGGGAGAAGCTGGAGTCCTTCCGCGGCTACAAGGGTGCCCAGTCCTATCCGTCGCGCACCAAGGACATCGACGACGTCGACTTCTCCACCGGTTCGGTCGGTCTGGGCGTGGCGCAGACGCTCTTCGCCTCGCTGGTGCAGGACTATCTGAAGGCGCGCGGCTGGGCGCCCGGCCTGCCGGAAGGCCGCATGGTGGCGCTGGTCGGCGACGCCGAGATGGACGAGGGCAACATCTTCGAGGCGCTGCTGGAAGGCTGGAAGCACGGGCTGCGCAACACCTGGTGGATCATCGACTACAACCGCCAGAGCCTCGACGCCGTGATCCGCGAGGGGCTGTGGGAGCGGCTGGAGAACATCTTCCGCGCCTTCGGCTGGGAGGTGGTGATCCTGAAGTACGGCGCCCTGATGCGCGCCGCCTTCGCCGAACCGGGCGGCGACCGGCTGAAGGAGTGGATCGACAGCTGTCCCAACCAGCTCTATTCCGCGCTCACCTACCAGGGCGGCGCGGCGTGGCGCCGGCGACTGCTGGACGATCTGGGCGACCAGGGGCCGGTCACCCGCCTGATCGAGAGCCGCACCGACGACGAGCTGGCCCGGCTGATGGGCAATCTCGGCGGCCACGACCTCCCCTCCCTGCTCGACGCCTTCGCCCAGGCGCGCAGCCATGACCGGCCGGTCTGCTTCATCGCCTATACGGTGAAGGGGTTCGGCCTGCCGCTGGCCGGGCACAAGGACAACCACTCCGGCCTGATGACGCGCGAACAGATGGACGGGTTCCGTGCCGCCAACCATGTCCGCCCCGGCCACGAATGGGACCGCTTCGAGGGGCTGACCCTGCCGGAGGAGGTTCTGGAGCGCTTCCTGCGCGCCGTGCCGTTCAACGCCCGCGGCCCGCGCCGCTACGGCGCCCCGGCCGTGCCGGTGCCGGACCGCCTGCCGGTGCCGCAGCAGAAGACCCTGTCCACCCAGGCGGCCTTCGGCCTGATCCTGAACGAGCTGGGGCGCGAGCGGGGCGGGCTGGCGGAGCGCATCGTCACCACCTCGCCGGACGTGACCGTCTCCACCAACCTTGGCGCCTGGGTGAACCGCCGCGGCCTCTTCGCCAGGGAGGCGATGGCCGACCTGTTCAAGAAGGAGCGCATCCCCTCCACCTACAGTTGGGAGTTCTCGCCGGCCGGCCAGCATCTCGAGCTGGGCATCGCCGAGTCCAACCTGTTCATCATGCTGTCGGCGCTCGGCCTCTCCCACTCCGTCTTCGGGGAGCGGCTGCTGCCCATCGGCACGGTCTACGACCCGTTCATCATGCGCGGCGCCGACCAGCTCAACTACGCCTGCTACCAGGACGCGCGATTCCTGCTGGTGGCGACGCCGTCGGGAACGGCCCTGGCGCCGGAGGGCGGGGCGCACCAGTCCATCGGCACGCCGCTGGTCGGCATGGCGCAGGACGGGCTCGCCTATTTCGAGCCGGCCTTCACGGACGAGCTGGCGGTCGTGATGCGCTGGGCCTTCGACTACATGCAGCGCAACGGCGAGGGCCAGCCCTCCGAGCGCAACTGGCTGCGCGACGAGACCGGCGGCTCGGTCTATCTGCGCCTCTCCTCCCGCGCGCTGGAGCAGCCGACGCGGACCATGACGGCGGAGCTGGAGCACGACATCATCGACGGCGCCTACTGGCTGCGCCGGCCGGGCCCCAACGCCCAGGTGGTGATCGCCTATACCGGCGCCGTCGCCCCGGAGGCGATCGAGGCGGTCGGGCTGCTGGGCGAGGACCGGCGCGACGTCGGGCTGCTGGCCGTCACCTCGGCCGACCGGCTGCAGGCGGGGTGGAGTGCGGCCCAGCGGGCGCGGCAGCGCGGCCTCGTCCATGCCCGCTCGCATGTCGAGGCGCTGCTGGCCGGGGTGCCGAACGCCTGCGCCCTGGTCACCGTGGTGGACGGGCATCCGGCGACGCTCGGCTGGCTGGGCTCGGTCCACGGCCACCGCACGCGGGCGCTGGGGGTGGAGCATTTCGGCCAGACCGGCACCATCGCCGATCTCTACCGCCATTACGGCATCGACGCCCAGGGCATCGCGGCGGCGGCGGAGGCCGCCTCCCCCGGACGGCCGGTCCGGCACCTGCGCACCGTTTCGTGA
- a CDS encoding LuxR C-terminal-related transcriptional regulator, with the protein MRILLAHDHVMVREGLHPFLRELGNGTEITDCGSTDELRDVLKRQDAYDLALVDLQMADGDPRHLVRLIRTQAPDLLVAVVSRMLDRRTVFDLYALGIAGFIPKRTGAAVTVSALRLILAGERYMPADLFQAEEPGEPVFPAPPVANDSRPSSETALTLREREILQLVREGLANKLIARRLNISEVTVKSHLCHVFRKLGVQNRLQAARYAALAD; encoded by the coding sequence GTGCGCATTCTACTCGCACATGACCATGTCATGGTTCGAGAGGGGCTTCATCCTTTTCTGCGGGAATTGGGGAACGGTACCGAAATCACCGATTGCGGAAGCACCGACGAGCTGCGCGACGTCTTGAAGCGCCAGGACGCCTATGATCTGGCCCTGGTCGATCTTCAGATGGCCGACGGAGACCCGCGCCACCTCGTCCGGCTCATCCGCACCCAGGCTCCCGACCTGCTGGTCGCCGTGGTCTCCAGGATGCTGGACCGCAGGACGGTCTTCGACCTCTATGCCCTGGGCATCGCCGGCTTCATCCCCAAGCGGACCGGTGCCGCGGTGACGGTCTCCGCCCTGCGGCTGATCCTCGCGGGGGAGCGCTACATGCCGGCCGACCTGTTCCAGGCGGAGGAACCGGGCGAGCCGGTCTTCCCGGCACCGCCGGTCGCCAACGACAGCCGTCCGTCCAGCGAAACCGCCCTGACCCTGCGCGAGCGCGAGATTCTGCAGCTCGTCCGCGAGGGGCTGGCGAACAAGCTGATCGCCCGGCGCCTCAACATCAGCGAGGTGACGGTGAAGTCCCATCTCTGCCATGTCTTCCGCAAGCTCGGCGTGCAGAACCGCCTGCAGGCCGCGCGCTACGCCGCCCTCGCCGACTGA
- a CDS encoding PAS domain-containing protein, with amino-acid sequence MRRHDWRPTPLGAPGRWPAVLKSAVGLALNAAQPVLILWGPERLMLCNGGFAPLCGDRFPACLGHPLSLPWPEARAALEPFFAEAYAGRPCRTGRIALSFVRGGLPAEGHFSIRFTPLWTEDGAVAGLVCTCEEVTGEVMAERMAAERRRTRQLRALASAALAVTTASSLPAKLDAAVRAACDIVGAHLGIISLSSGPDHRQTITATRLSDSYARWRGYIAEPDGSGIYAWLCEQNRPVRMTQAELEAHPRWHGFGRHAGRHPPMRGWLAAPLVGPGGGNLGLIQLSDKADGSEFDEADEAIIVQLAQFASAAIEQAQAEEALQESRAVLSRFIDGAPAAIAMFDRDMRYLAASRRFLADLGVPAGADLTGRSHYDVFPEVPEHWRAVHRRVLAGETLDSDAEPFHRQDGSTDWIRWRMEPWHDAAGQIGGAFLFSEVITAQRSTETALREALMRFEVARSAAGLGIYDWDVAAGRLDWDDRVRELWGLAPDEPVSYDRFLEGLHPADRGPTHAAVMRSLDPGGTGEYAAEFRVIGGRDGLERWIAATGQAVFRAGRPVRLTGTVAEVTTRRRAEEALATLNAELERKVQERTAQLVQSQKMEAIGQLTGGVAHDFNNLLQGIGSCVGMLRRHVPEGKPARLYDAAMESIRRGGRLTQSLLSFARRQTLAPKPTDLPALLEGMRPLLERTMGGLIRLDIDIDPDGGPALVDPAQLESAILNLAINARDAMPDGGLLTLRTGTAALEEAGGMGEGGPGLPDGLTPGSYVTISVRDTGLGMDADTLAHAFEPFFTTKGLGGSGLGLSMVHGMAAQSGGGVRIDSAPGRGTEVTLYLPPAPESVQETPAVPEDGEAGTGRSLLLVDDDAIVRFGIKALLESLDYTVLEAECGETAVAILEGGGAVDMLVTDYAMPGMNGAAVVHAARRLLPGLPALIITGYADIPTFAEDVTVLHKPFRPAELEARIAAILRDHSRQDRVSSSVR; translated from the coding sequence ATGCGGCGCCACGACTGGCGCCCGACGCCGCTCGGCGCGCCCGGCCGGTGGCCGGCCGTGCTGAAGTCGGCGGTGGGGCTCGCGCTCAACGCGGCACAGCCGGTGCTGATCCTGTGGGGGCCGGAGCGGCTGATGCTGTGTAACGGCGGCTTCGCGCCGCTGTGCGGCGACCGTTTCCCCGCCTGCCTCGGCCACCCCCTCTCCCTGCCCTGGCCCGAAGCCCGGGCGGCGCTGGAGCCCTTCTTCGCCGAAGCCTATGCCGGCCGCCCCTGCCGGACCGGGCGCATCGCGCTGTCGTTCGTCCGCGGCGGGCTGCCTGCCGAGGGGCATTTCAGCATCCGCTTCACCCCCTTGTGGACGGAGGACGGCGCCGTCGCCGGCCTCGTCTGCACCTGCGAGGAGGTGACGGGGGAGGTGATGGCCGAGCGGATGGCGGCCGAGCGGCGGCGGACCCGGCAGCTCCGCGCCCTTGCCTCCGCCGCGCTGGCGGTCACCACGGCGTCCTCCCTGCCGGCGAAGCTGGACGCGGCGGTCCGCGCCGCCTGCGACATCGTCGGGGCCCATCTGGGCATCATCAGCCTGTCGAGCGGTCCCGACCATCGCCAGACGATCACCGCCACCCGTCTGTCGGACAGCTATGCGCGGTGGCGCGGCTACATCGCCGAGCCGGACGGCAGCGGCATCTACGCCTGGTTATGCGAGCAGAACCGCCCCGTCCGCATGACCCAGGCGGAGCTGGAGGCCCACCCGCGCTGGCACGGCTTCGGCCGTCACGCCGGCCGCCACCCGCCGATGCGCGGCTGGCTCGCCGCCCCGCTGGTCGGGCCGGGCGGCGGCAACCTCGGCCTGATCCAGCTTTCCGACAAGGCGGACGGCTCGGAGTTCGACGAGGCCGACGAGGCCATCATCGTCCAGCTCGCGCAGTTCGCCTCCGCCGCGATCGAGCAGGCGCAGGCCGAGGAAGCGCTGCAGGAGAGCCGGGCGGTCCTCTCCCGCTTCATCGACGGGGCGCCGGCCGCCATCGCCATGTTCGACCGCGACATGCGCTATCTTGCGGCGTCGCGCCGCTTCCTCGCCGACCTCGGCGTGCCGGCCGGCGCCGACCTGACCGGCCGCAGCCACTATGATGTCTTCCCCGAGGTGCCGGAACACTGGCGCGCCGTCCACCGCCGGGTGCTGGCGGGGGAGACGCTCGACAGCGACGCGGAGCCCTTTCACCGGCAGGACGGCAGCACGGACTGGATCCGCTGGCGGATGGAGCCGTGGCACGACGCCGCCGGCCAGATCGGCGGCGCCTTCCTCTTCTCGGAAGTGATCACCGCCCAGCGCTCGACCGAAACCGCCCTGCGCGAGGCGCTGATGCGGTTCGAGGTGGCGCGCAGCGCGGCCGGGCTCGGCATCTACGACTGGGATGTCGCTGCCGGGCGGCTCGACTGGGACGACCGCGTGCGGGAGCTGTGGGGCCTCGCCCCGGACGAGCCGGTCAGCTACGACCGCTTCCTGGAGGGGCTGCACCCCGCCGACCGCGGCCCGACCCACGCCGCGGTGATGCGATCGCTCGACCCCGGCGGCACGGGGGAGTATGCGGCGGAGTTCCGCGTCATCGGCGGGCGGGACGGTCTGGAACGCTGGATCGCCGCCACCGGACAGGCGGTCTTCCGCGCCGGCCGGCCGGTCCGCCTGACCGGCACCGTCGCCGAGGTGACCACCCGCCGCCGCGCCGAGGAGGCGCTGGCGACGCTGAACGCCGAGCTCGAACGGAAGGTGCAGGAGCGTACGGCCCAGCTCGTCCAGTCCCAGAAGATGGAGGCGATCGGCCAGCTCACCGGCGGGGTCGCCCACGACTTCAACAACCTGCTGCAGGGCATCGGAAGCTGCGTCGGCATGCTGCGGCGCCATGTGCCGGAGGGCAAGCCCGCCCGGCTCTATGATGCGGCCATGGAGTCGATCCGGCGCGGCGGCCGGCTGACCCAGTCCCTGCTGTCCTTCGCGCGCCGCCAGACCCTGGCGCCGAAGCCGACCGACCTGCCCGCCCTGCTGGAGGGCATGCGCCCGCTGCTGGAGCGCACCATGGGCGGACTGATCCGCCTGGACATCGACATCGATCCGGACGGCGGGCCGGCGCTGGTCGACCCCGCCCAGCTCGAATCCGCAATCCTGAACCTCGCCATCAACGCCCGTGACGCCATGCCCGACGGCGGGCTGCTGACCCTGCGCACCGGAACCGCCGCGCTGGAGGAGGCGGGCGGCATGGGGGAAGGCGGCCCCGGCCTGCCGGACGGCCTGACACCGGGATCCTATGTGACGATCAGCGTCCGGGATACCGGCCTCGGCATGGATGCCGACACGCTGGCCCACGCCTTCGAGCCCTTCTTCACGACCAAGGGCCTCGGCGGCTCCGGCCTCGGCCTGTCGATGGTCCACGGCATGGCCGCCCAGTCGGGCGGCGGCGTCCGGATCGACAGCGCCCCGGGCCGGGGAACGGAGGTGACGCTCTACCTGCCGCCTGCGCCGGAGTCTGTCCAGGAGACCCCGGCGGTGCCGGAGGATGGCGAGGCCGGCACCGGCAGGTCGCTGCTGCTGGTCGATGACGACGCCATCGTCCGCTTCGGCATCAAGGCATTGCTGGAGTCGCTCGACTACACCGTGCTGGAGGCGGAGTGCGGCGAGACGGCGGTCGCGATTCTGGAGGGCGGCGGCGCCGTCGACATGCTGGTCACCGACTACGCGATGCCCGGCATGAACGGCGCCGCGGTGGTGCATGCGGCGCGGCGCCTGCTGCCCGGCCTGCCGGCGCTGATCATCACCGGCTATGCCGATATCCCGACCTTCGCTGAGGACGTCACCGTCCTGCACAAGCCCTTCCGCCCGGCGGAGCTGGAGGCCCGCATCGCCGCCATCCTGCGCGACCACAGCCGGCAGGACCGGGTGTCATCGTCCGTCCGGTGA